From Butyricimonas paravirosa, one genomic window encodes:
- a CDS encoding AIR synthase related protein: protein MRKDERYNQRGVSASKEDVHNAIKNIDKGIFPKAFCKIIPDYLGGQKSYCNIMHADGAGTKSSLAYMYWKETGDLSVWKGIAQDALIMNIDDLLCVGAVDNILLSSTIGRNKKLIPGEVIAAIINGTEELIEEYRKLGVNIYSTGGETADVGDLVRTIIVDSTVTCRMKRSDVISNDRIKAGDVIVGLSSYGQASYETEYNGGMGSNGLTSARHDVFAKYLAKKYPESYDNSVPEELVYSGKCKLTDEIAGLGIDAGKLVLSPTRTYIPVIKQVLDKYRKQVHGMVHCSGGAQTKVMNFVENMHIVKDNMFPVPPLFKLIQEQSGTPWDEMYKVFNMGHRMEIYVDEEIADDIIAISKSFNIDAQIVGRCYDNDEGKDNKLTIISELGKFIY, encoded by the coding sequence ATGAGAAAAGACGAAAGATATAACCAGCGAGGAGTGTCCGCATCCAAAGAAGATGTGCATAACGCCATAAAAAATATCGACAAAGGTATTTTCCCGAAAGCTTTCTGCAAAATCATCCCCGATTACCTCGGAGGACAGAAAAGCTACTGCAACATCATGCACGCCGACGGGGCCGGAACCAAATCTTCACTCGCCTACATGTACTGGAAAGAAACCGGAGACTTATCCGTGTGGAAAGGCATCGCACAGGACGCCTTGATCATGAACATCGACGACTTGCTCTGCGTGGGTGCCGTGGATAATATCCTGCTCTCTTCCACGATCGGGAGAAACAAGAAACTGATACCGGGAGAAGTTATCGCGGCCATCATCAACGGAACGGAAGAGCTGATCGAGGAATACCGGAAATTGGGAGTAAACATTTACTCTACCGGAGGTGAAACCGCAGACGTGGGGGATCTTGTGAGAACCATTATCGTGGACTCCACGGTGACTTGCCGGATGAAACGTTCGGACGTGATTTCTAACGATCGTATCAAAGCGGGAGATGTAATTGTAGGACTTTCGTCATACGGGCAAGCCTCTTACGAAACAGAATACAACGGTGGAATGGGGTCCAACGGACTAACTTCTGCCCGTCACGACGTATTTGCCAAGTATTTGGCGAAGAAATACCCGGAAAGCTATGACAACTCCGTGCCGGAAGAACTCGTTTACTCCGGAAAATGTAAACTGACAGACGAAATTGCCGGATTGGGCATTGATGCCGGGAAACTGGTATTGTCTCCGACCCGTACGTATATCCCGGTAATCAAGCAGGTGCTTGACAAGTACCGGAAACAAGTTCACGGTATGGTACACTGCTCCGGTGGGGCCCAAACCAAAGTGATGAATTTCGTGGAGAACATGCACATCGTGAAGGACAATATGTTCCCTGTTCCTCCCCTGTTCAAATTAATTCAGGAACAATCGGGAACCCCGTGGGACGAAATGTACAAGGTATTCAACATGGGTCACCGTATGGAAATCTACGTGGACGAAGAAATTGCAGATGACATCATCGCCATTTCCAAAAGCTTTAACATCGATGCCCAAATCGTTGGTCGTTGCTACGATAACGATGAGGGAAAAGATAATAAGCTCACGATAATCAGCGAACTCGGGAAGTTCATATACTGA
- a CDS encoding LytR/AlgR family response regulator transcription factor → MTLNCLIVDDEPLALDLLESYVSRTPFLHLVAQCDSAVKALSVIEEEPIDLVFLDIQMPELNGLELSRLVGNKVKIIFTTAFEQYALEGFRVDALDYLLKPFNYTEFLRAATKALRWIEMSRAENVSANVPDSIFVKSDYKLIQIQLKDILYIEGLKDYIRIQTEDKEGGILTLMSMKSIEDHLPGDIFIRVHRSYIVNINKIKTIERNRIVFGKLYIPISDSYKERFMELLDKRAIN, encoded by the coding sequence ATGACTCTGAATTGCCTCATCGTGGATGATGAACCGTTAGCCTTGGATTTGCTCGAGAGCTACGTGAGCCGGACACCATTCCTACACCTGGTCGCACAATGTGATAGTGCCGTGAAAGCGCTTTCCGTCATAGAGGAAGAACCAATAGATCTGGTTTTTCTGGATATTCAGATGCCCGAACTCAACGGGCTTGAACTGTCCCGTCTCGTGGGCAACAAAGTGAAAATCATCTTTACCACCGCTTTCGAACAATACGCACTGGAAGGCTTTCGGGTTGATGCGCTGGATTACCTGCTGAAACCGTTCAACTACACGGAATTTCTCCGAGCTGCCACGAAAGCCTTACGTTGGATCGAGATGAGCCGGGCGGAGAATGTTTCCGCCAACGTGCCGGATTCCATTTTCGTGAAAAGCGATTACAAATTGATCCAGATCCAGTTGAAAGACATTCTTTACATCGAGGGTCTAAAAGATTACATTCGTATCCAAACCGAGGACAAGGAGGGCGGTATTCTCACGTTGATGAGCATGAAAAGTATCGAAGACCATCTTCCCGGCGATATATTCATCCGGGTACACCGTTCCTATATTGTCAATATCAACAAAATTAAAACCATCGAACGGAACCGAATCGTGTTCGGGAAACTCTACATCCCTATTTCCGATTCCTACAAGGAACGTTTCATGGAATTGCTGGATAAACGAGCAATTAATTGA
- a CDS encoding sensor histidine kinase: MQKTRNKKILTGAIHVLGWGIFFALPFFFYRGEGVSITLNRYLGYCFVPLSCLIIFYTNFLWLIERQLFRRKVSTFILSNIVLVMLLGASLHFWQDFHRKHLSEPVPKALKELQESLPKPPRYVFIARDMMLMALTVALSVAIKMTGGWYETENEKQELKKAQAEAELQNLKSQLNPHFLFNTLNNIYSLIAINQDKAQYAVHDLSRMLRHVLYENNQHFVSVDKEFEFMKSYIELMSLRLPKSTRLEVSIPERGNGIMIAPLLFIPLIENAFKHGVSSTQESFINIKFELQGNNRINCLVENSNYPKKDNDRSGSGIGLTNLKRRLELLYPGKYIFKAETLNNRFITELLIQL, encoded by the coding sequence ATGCAAAAGACACGGAACAAGAAGATATTAACGGGAGCCATCCACGTGCTTGGATGGGGAATATTCTTTGCCCTTCCCTTTTTCTTCTATCGCGGAGAAGGTGTTTCAATTACCCTAAACAGATATTTGGGATATTGTTTCGTCCCGTTAAGCTGCCTGATCATATTCTACACGAATTTTCTCTGGCTGATCGAACGACAGCTTTTCCGTAGAAAAGTATCAACATTTATTCTAAGTAACATCGTTCTCGTGATGCTCCTGGGAGCTAGTCTTCATTTCTGGCAGGACTTTCACCGGAAACATTTATCTGAACCCGTTCCGAAAGCATTGAAAGAGTTACAAGAGTCCTTACCTAAACCGCCCCGGTACGTGTTTATCGCCCGGGACATGATGCTCATGGCATTGACCGTCGCCCTCAGCGTGGCAATCAAAATGACCGGGGGATGGTATGAAACCGAGAACGAGAAACAAGAACTAAAAAAAGCTCAGGCCGAGGCGGAACTTCAAAACTTGAAAAGCCAGTTGAACCCGCACTTCTTATTCAATACCTTGAACAATATCTACTCGCTCATCGCTATCAACCAGGACAAGGCCCAGTATGCCGTTCATGATCTCAGTCGTATGCTCCGTCACGTACTATACGAGAATAACCAACATTTCGTGTCGGTAGATAAAGAATTCGAGTTCATGAAAAGCTATATCGAACTAATGAGTCTCCGCTTACCTAAAAGTACTCGGCTGGAAGTTTCCATCCCGGAAAGAGGCAACGGAATCATGATCGCCCCGCTCTTGTTTATCCCGCTGATCGAAAACGCGTTCAAACACGGGGTCAGTAGCACGCAGGAATCATTTATAAACATTAAGTTCGAATTGCAAGGGAATAACCGGATCAACTGTCTCGTGGAAAACAGTAACTATCCTAAAAAAGACAACGACCGGAGTGGCTCCGGTATCGGGTTAACCAACTTAAAACGCCGTCTGGAGTTACTCTATCCCGGAAAATATATCTTTAAGGCTGAAACCCTTAACAACCGATTTATCACGGAATTGCTTATTCAACTTTAA
- a CDS encoding ABC transporter permease, with the protein MNYANLIRIALRALANNKFRGFLTMLGIIIGVGSVISMLAIGQGSKRSIRDQISEMGSNMIMIHPGNGKFGGVRQSASSMQTLKLEDYEAIVRDVDLIDKCTPSVNSSGQVIYGANNAPTTIYGVNQDYLDIRKFSVGEGEMFTDHDIKTSAKVCIVGQTVVDNLFTKGEEPLGKTIRFNKTPFRIIGVLTPKGYNSMGQDQDDMIIAPYTTIQKRLLAITYIQGIFASAVTEDDSEEAIEEISAILRQNHKIATGDEDDFHVRSQEELSSMMSTTTDLMTVLLACIAGISLLVGGIGIMNIMYVSVTERTREIGLRMSIGAKGRHILFQFLIEAVIISVTGGIIGVVLGIGSSLIIKYAIGWPIYIQMYSVVLSFLVCTVTGIFFGWYPAQKASQLNPIDAIRYE; encoded by the coding sequence ATGAACTACGCAAATTTAATACGAATCGCTTTACGAGCCTTGGCAAACAACAAATTCCGGGGATTCCTGACTATGTTGGGAATCATTATCGGAGTGGGGTCCGTGATTTCCATGCTGGCAATCGGGCAAGGCTCCAAACGTAGCATTCGTGACCAAATATCAGAGATGGGTTCCAACATGATCATGATCCATCCCGGAAACGGGAAGTTCGGGGGAGTCCGTCAAAGTGCCAGCAGTATGCAGACGCTGAAACTGGAAGATTACGAGGCGATCGTTCGTGACGTGGACTTGATCGACAAATGTACCCCTTCCGTGAATTCAAGCGGTCAGGTTATATACGGAGCCAATAATGCCCCGACAACCATCTACGGAGTAAACCAGGATTATCTTGACATCCGGAAGTTCAGCGTGGGGGAAGGTGAGATGTTCACGGATCACGACATCAAAACTTCCGCAAAAGTATGCATCGTGGGACAAACCGTTGTCGACAACCTATTCACGAAGGGAGAAGAACCACTGGGAAAGACCATCCGGTTCAACAAAACCCCCTTCCGCATCATCGGGGTATTGACTCCCAAAGGATATAACTCCATGGGACAGGATCAGGATGATATGATTATTGCCCCCTATACCACTATACAGAAACGTCTATTGGCCATCACCTACATTCAAGGAATATTCGCCTCGGCCGTCACGGAAGACGATTCCGAAGAAGCAATCGAGGAAATATCCGCTATTCTGCGCCAAAATCATAAAATAGCCACGGGAGATGAAGACGATTTCCACGTGCGCTCGCAAGAAGAACTCAGCTCCATGATGAGTACGACAACCGACTTGATGACCGTCCTGTTGGCCTGTATCGCCGGAATATCATTACTTGTCGGCGGAATCGGAATCATGAACATCATGTATGTATCCGTCACCGAACGAACCCGGGAAATCGGCCTTCGCATGTCCATCGGGGCAAAAGGACGACACATCCTATTCCAATTCCTTATCGAGGCGGTCATTATCAGCGTCACTGGAGGTATTATCGGGGTAGTTCTTGGAATCGGTTCATCACTTATTATTAAATACGCTATCGGCTGGCCCATATACATCCAGATGTATTCTGTCGTGCTTTCCTTCCTGGTCTGCACGGTTACCGGAATATTCTTTGGCTGGTATCCGGCACAAAAGGCATCCCAGTTAAACCCAATCGATGCTATACGATACGAATAG